The Macadamia integrifolia cultivar HAES 741 unplaced genomic scaffold, SCU_Mint_v3 scaffold188, whole genome shotgun sequence genome contains a region encoding:
- the LOC122065096 gene encoding uncharacterized protein LOC122065096 isoform X10 yields MGCSSFLASKAYKAGQKLLAESSEEKYVVVMLVSLSHLASKSVILISKQKDFLLSIISQGFSFHVQAIALRCLCFLARGGIYRLTIDANLLQTLFHLVDKPDLNPTLQCEALWILRKLQIFQCTLPNFPCMSMPEFVELVSVVEKAVQSPVRSKWFSALSLLVDISCKFKGKMEMVSDVESSLLPSKIVILIIDQIILLIKKPYCSDSEMKQECQSLLHFVLRLVEEYPDLGTFVLDKIRFLIQSLISMHNEGWNAKEPDSVPNFVGFELARCSSLASKVGPCLYRFAVSCLEVLDEASVMSIEVLGNAKLLLELLRQNNLFTQAICSVYPLLLHYHVMWNSMTYNLDKDLRRSQNDHWVEHETLTLEFAKEMITRNDTWSAYRAGKYAACHGVWFASLVTFRTLANKAQSDSCLCWLKSLATLALAESKILLLLFPEESLQLVKQLEINGILAEEVVQLVSRDANFLEYGEKIAGAYSSVCSSEELLSSTIMPDQAFYFQRWFLCLRSKVLEIVADIIRLVGTNPYNQQSVGRNEQIQGSNESKSGFAGLSQHIHSLIYSLFQFSCRFNKLAKEFDLLAASFMGLDSRSFQTISLLALSCSLLAFCTGFVLYFPNLQYYKNSITYGLEMTKNFSHSMLIQDLIERVWHVDDESSTNLKLLLTVIGGPNSCFHFQPRSPLSSPGHRERSILMLCRYAVLGVLQMQEEAKVVNNDEDLCQFTSACLLLISDVLKKWIHVPFWTPRYFFQVRPCIGAELFAFNADTRGPGELSIMQGFHLSLNLCLQLKNAAGFLPDRIVKFYCILSCRASDCVTREGEENKGQTQLGFRGCETSEMVDLNEELLWHVKEGIKNGKKHGRFSNISGGSAHAFTCFELNGRGQGFSTCLLDVSAFPVGSYKIKWHSSCIDNKDSYWSLLPLNSGPIFSVKKPLVSG; encoded by the exons GCAGGTCAAAAGCTTTTGGCGGAGTCTTCAGAGGAGAAATATGTTGTTGTGATGTTAGTTTCACTCTCGCATCTTGCTTCAAAGTCAGTGATCTTGATTTCTAAGCAG AAAGACTTCTTGCTATCAATTATCTCCCAGGGATTTTCCTTCCATGTCCAAGCCATAGCATTACGATGCTTGTGCTTCCTTGCCAGGGGAGGAATCTATCGCCTTACTATTGATGCAAATTTACTCCAGACACTATTTCATCTAGTAGATAAACCTGACTTAAACCCAACATTGCAGTGTGAAGCTCTATGGATATTACGTAAG TTGCAGATTTTCCAGTGCACACTGCCAAATTTTCCTTGCATGAGCATGCCTGAATTTGTTGAGTTGGTGTCTGTTGTTGAAAAAGCAGTTCAGTCTCCAGTGAGGTCAAAGTGGTTTTCGGCCCTCTCTCTTCTAGTAGATATATCATGTAAATTTAAAGGAAAGATGGAAATGGTATCTGATGTTGAAAGTTCTTTACTTCCTTCGAAGATAGTTATTTTAATTATAGATCAGATAATCTTGTTGATAAAGAAGCCTTATTGCTCAGACTCTGAGATGAAGCAAGAATGTCAAAGCTTACTCCACTTTGTTCTCCGTCTGGTTGAAGAATATCCGGACTTGGGGACTTTTGTACTAGATAAAATAAGATTCTTAATACAGTCTTTGATCAGTATGCACAATGAAGGCTGGAATGCAAAAGAACCAGATTCTGTTCCCAACTTTGTGGGGTTTGAACTTGCAAGATGCAGTTCCCTTGCTTCAAAGGTTGGCCCTTGCCTGTACAGGTTTGCAGTGTCTTGTCTTGAAGTACTAGATGAAGCCTCTGTTATGTCTATTGAAGTACTAGGTAATGCGAAGCTTCTGCTTGAGCTTTTACGCCAAAACAACCTATTTACTCAAGCTATATGCTCtgtttatccacttctcttgCATTATCATGTTATGTGGAATTCTATGACCTACAATCTTGACAAGGACCTGAGAAGATCACAGAATGATCACTGGGTTGAGCATGAAACGCTTACTCTTGAATTTGCCAAGGAGATGATCACTAGAAATGATACTTGGTCTGCATACAGAGCTGGAAAGTATGCAGCATGTCATGGAGTGTGGTTTGCATCATTGGTCACATTTAGAACATTAGCAAATAAGGCTCAATCAGATTCCTGCCTATGCTGGTTAAAATCTCTGGCTACATTGGCCCTTGCTGAAAGTAAAATCCTCTTGCTTCTTTTCCCAGAAGAAAGTCTCCAATTAGTAAAACAATTAGAGATAAATGGAATTTTGGCAGAGGAAGTTGTGCAACTTGTTTCTAGGGATGCCAACTTTCTCGAATATGGTGAAAAGATAGCTGGGGCTTATAGCAGTGTTTGCTCTTCGGAGGAATTGCTGTCATCCACTATCATGCCAGATCAAGCATTTTATTTCCAAAGGTGGTTTTTATGTCTCAGATCTAAGGTTCTGGAAATTGTGGCTGATATAATCCGACTCGTTGGGACTAATCCATATAACCAGCAAAGCGTTGGGAGGAATGAACAGATTCAGGGAAGTAATGAGTCTAAGTCTGGTTTCGCGGGACTCTCACAACATATCCACTCTTTGATTTACTCCCTCTTTCAGTTCTCTTGTCGGTTTAACAAGTTGGCAAAAGAGTTTGATCTTCTTGCTGCGTCTTTCATGGGCTTGGACAGTAGAAGCTTCCAAACTATTTCACTACTTGCACTTAGTTGTTCTTTATTGGCCTTCTGTACTGGATTTGTTTTATACTTTCCAAACCTACAGTATTACAAGAATTCTATTACTTATGGTTTGGAGATGACCAAAAATTTTTCACATTCCATGTTGATACAAGATCTAATTGAGCGGGTGTGGCATGTGGACGATGAGAGCAGTACAAATTTGAAGTTGCTTTTGACAGTTATTGGAGGTCCCAATAGTTGCTTCCATTTCCAACCTAGGAGTCCATTGTCTAGTCCTGGCCATAGAGAAAGAAGTATTCTAATGCTTTGTAGGTATGCTGTTTTGGGTGTCCTCCAGATGCAAGAAGAAGCCAAGGTAGTGAACAATGATGAAGATTTGTGCCAATTTACCAGTGCCTGCCTGCTGCTTATTTCTGATGTACTAAAGAAATGGATTCATGTTCCTTTTTGGACTCCCCGGTATTTCTTTCAAGTAAG GCCTTGTATAGGTGCAGAGCTCTTTGCTTTCAATGCAGACACTCGGGGCCCGGGTGAATTGTCCATCATGCAGGGCTTCCATCTTTCATTGAATCTCTGCCTTCAATTGAAAAATGCAGCAGGTTTCCTTCCTGACAGAATCGTCAAATTTTACTGTATACTTAGTTGTAGGGCATCTGATTGTGTAACAAGAGAAGGTGAAGAAAATAAAGGGCAAACTCAGTTGGGTTTTCGAGGTTGTGAAACAAGCGAAATGGTGGATTTGAATGAAGAGCTGCTGTGGCATGTGAAGGAAGGTATTAAGAATGGAAAAAAGCATGGTAGGTTTAGTAATATTTCTGGAGGGTCTGCACATGCTTTCACTTGTTTTGAACTGAATGGTAGAGGGCAAGGGTTCTCAACTTGCTTGCTTGATGTTTCTGCTTTTCCGGTTGGTTCCTACAAAATCAAATGGCATAGCTCTTGCATTGAcaataaagattcctattggagTTTACTCCCTTTGAATAGTGGTCCCATTTTTTCTGTCAAGAAGCCACTTGTTTCTGGTTAA
- the LOC122065096 gene encoding uncharacterized protein LOC122065096 isoform X9, protein MPYFGGIRAFAKMGCSSFLASKAYKAGQKLLAESSEEKYVVVMLVSLSHLASKSVILISKQKDFLLSIISQGFSFHVQAIALRCLCFLARGGIYRLTIDANLLQTLFHLVDKPDLNPTLQCEALWILRKLQIFQCTLPNFPCMSMPEFVELVSVVEKAVQSPVRSKWFSALSLLVDISCKFKGKMEMVSDVESSLLPSKIVILIIDQIILLIKKPYCSDSEMKQECQSLLHFVLRLVEEYPDLGTFVLDKIRFLIQSLISMHNEGWNAKEPDSVPNFVGFELARCSSLASKVGPCLYRFAVSCLEVLDEASVMSIEVLGNAKLLLELLRQNNLFTQAICSVYPLLLHYHVMWNSMTYNLDKDLRRSQNDHWVEHETLTLEFAKEMITRNDTWSAYRAGKYAACHGVWFASLVTFRTLANKAQSDSCLCWLKSLATLALAESKILLLLFPEESLQLVKQLEINGILAEEVVQLVSRDANFLEYGEKIAGAYSSVCSSEELLSSTIMPDQAFYFQRWFLCLRSKVLEIVADIIRLVGTNPYNQQSVGRNEQIQGSNESKSGFAGLSQHIHSLIYSLFQFSCRFNKLAKEFDLLAASFMGLDSRSFQTISLLALSCSLLAFCTGFVLYFPNLQYYKNSITYGLEMTKNFSHSMLIQDLIERVWHVDDESSTNLKLLLTVIGGPNSCFHFQPRSPLSSPGHRERSILMLCRYAVLGVLQMQEEAKVVNNDEDLCQFTSACLLLISDVLKKWIHVPFWTPRYFFQVRPCIGAELFAFNADTRGPGELSIMQGFHLSLNLCLQLKNAAGFLPDRIVKFYCILSCRASDCVTREGEENKGQTQLGFRGCETSEMVDLNEELLWHVKEGIKNGKKHGRFSNISGGSAHAFTCFELNGRGQGFSTCLLDVSAFPVGSYKIKWHSSCIDNKDSYWSLLPLNSGPIFSVKKPLVSG, encoded by the exons GCAGGTCAAAAGCTTTTGGCGGAGTCTTCAGAGGAGAAATATGTTGTTGTGATGTTAGTTTCACTCTCGCATCTTGCTTCAAAGTCAGTGATCTTGATTTCTAAGCAG AAAGACTTCTTGCTATCAATTATCTCCCAGGGATTTTCCTTCCATGTCCAAGCCATAGCATTACGATGCTTGTGCTTCCTTGCCAGGGGAGGAATCTATCGCCTTACTATTGATGCAAATTTACTCCAGACACTATTTCATCTAGTAGATAAACCTGACTTAAACCCAACATTGCAGTGTGAAGCTCTATGGATATTACGTAAG TTGCAGATTTTCCAGTGCACACTGCCAAATTTTCCTTGCATGAGCATGCCTGAATTTGTTGAGTTGGTGTCTGTTGTTGAAAAAGCAGTTCAGTCTCCAGTGAGGTCAAAGTGGTTTTCGGCCCTCTCTCTTCTAGTAGATATATCATGTAAATTTAAAGGAAAGATGGAAATGGTATCTGATGTTGAAAGTTCTTTACTTCCTTCGAAGATAGTTATTTTAATTATAGATCAGATAATCTTGTTGATAAAGAAGCCTTATTGCTCAGACTCTGAGATGAAGCAAGAATGTCAAAGCTTACTCCACTTTGTTCTCCGTCTGGTTGAAGAATATCCGGACTTGGGGACTTTTGTACTAGATAAAATAAGATTCTTAATACAGTCTTTGATCAGTATGCACAATGAAGGCTGGAATGCAAAAGAACCAGATTCTGTTCCCAACTTTGTGGGGTTTGAACTTGCAAGATGCAGTTCCCTTGCTTCAAAGGTTGGCCCTTGCCTGTACAGGTTTGCAGTGTCTTGTCTTGAAGTACTAGATGAAGCCTCTGTTATGTCTATTGAAGTACTAGGTAATGCGAAGCTTCTGCTTGAGCTTTTACGCCAAAACAACCTATTTACTCAAGCTATATGCTCtgtttatccacttctcttgCATTATCATGTTATGTGGAATTCTATGACCTACAATCTTGACAAGGACCTGAGAAGATCACAGAATGATCACTGGGTTGAGCATGAAACGCTTACTCTTGAATTTGCCAAGGAGATGATCACTAGAAATGATACTTGGTCTGCATACAGAGCTGGAAAGTATGCAGCATGTCATGGAGTGTGGTTTGCATCATTGGTCACATTTAGAACATTAGCAAATAAGGCTCAATCAGATTCCTGCCTATGCTGGTTAAAATCTCTGGCTACATTGGCCCTTGCTGAAAGTAAAATCCTCTTGCTTCTTTTCCCAGAAGAAAGTCTCCAATTAGTAAAACAATTAGAGATAAATGGAATTTTGGCAGAGGAAGTTGTGCAACTTGTTTCTAGGGATGCCAACTTTCTCGAATATGGTGAAAAGATAGCTGGGGCTTATAGCAGTGTTTGCTCTTCGGAGGAATTGCTGTCATCCACTATCATGCCAGATCAAGCATTTTATTTCCAAAGGTGGTTTTTATGTCTCAGATCTAAGGTTCTGGAAATTGTGGCTGATATAATCCGACTCGTTGGGACTAATCCATATAACCAGCAAAGCGTTGGGAGGAATGAACAGATTCAGGGAAGTAATGAGTCTAAGTCTGGTTTCGCGGGACTCTCACAACATATCCACTCTTTGATTTACTCCCTCTTTCAGTTCTCTTGTCGGTTTAACAAGTTGGCAAAAGAGTTTGATCTTCTTGCTGCGTCTTTCATGGGCTTGGACAGTAGAAGCTTCCAAACTATTTCACTACTTGCACTTAGTTGTTCTTTATTGGCCTTCTGTACTGGATTTGTTTTATACTTTCCAAACCTACAGTATTACAAGAATTCTATTACTTATGGTTTGGAGATGACCAAAAATTTTTCACATTCCATGTTGATACAAGATCTAATTGAGCGGGTGTGGCATGTGGACGATGAGAGCAGTACAAATTTGAAGTTGCTTTTGACAGTTATTGGAGGTCCCAATAGTTGCTTCCATTTCCAACCTAGGAGTCCATTGTCTAGTCCTGGCCATAGAGAAAGAAGTATTCTAATGCTTTGTAGGTATGCTGTTTTGGGTGTCCTCCAGATGCAAGAAGAAGCCAAGGTAGTGAACAATGATGAAGATTTGTGCCAATTTACCAGTGCCTGCCTGCTGCTTATTTCTGATGTACTAAAGAAATGGATTCATGTTCCTTTTTGGACTCCCCGGTATTTCTTTCAAGTAAG GCCTTGTATAGGTGCAGAGCTCTTTGCTTTCAATGCAGACACTCGGGGCCCGGGTGAATTGTCCATCATGCAGGGCTTCCATCTTTCATTGAATCTCTGCCTTCAATTGAAAAATGCAGCAGGTTTCCTTCCTGACAGAATCGTCAAATTTTACTGTATACTTAGTTGTAGGGCATCTGATTGTGTAACAAGAGAAGGTGAAGAAAATAAAGGGCAAACTCAGTTGGGTTTTCGAGGTTGTGAAACAAGCGAAATGGTGGATTTGAATGAAGAGCTGCTGTGGCATGTGAAGGAAGGTATTAAGAATGGAAAAAAGCATGGTAGGTTTAGTAATATTTCTGGAGGGTCTGCACATGCTTTCACTTGTTTTGAACTGAATGGTAGAGGGCAAGGGTTCTCAACTTGCTTGCTTGATGTTTCTGCTTTTCCGGTTGGTTCCTACAAAATCAAATGGCATAGCTCTTGCATTGAcaataaagattcctattggagTTTACTCCCTTTGAATAGTGGTCCCATTTTTTCTGTCAAGAAGCCACTTGTTTCTGGTTAA
- the LOC122065096 gene encoding uncharacterized protein LOC122065096 isoform X8, whose product MPYFGGKVKASLFAAGIRAFAKMGCSSFLASKAYKAGQKLLAESSEEKYVVVMLVSLSHLASKSVILISKQKDFLLSIISQGFSFHVQAIALRCLCFLARGGIYRLTIDANLLQTLFHLVDKPDLNPTLQCEALWILRKLQIFQCTLPNFPCMSMPEFVELVSVVEKAVQSPVRSKWFSALSLLVDISCKFKGKMEMVSDVESSLLPSKIVILIIDQIILLIKKPYCSDSEMKQECQSLLHFVLRLVEEYPDLGTFVLDKIRFLIQSLISMHNEGWNAKEPDSVPNFVGFELARCSSLASKVGPCLYRFAVSCLEVLDEASVMSIEVLGNAKLLLELLRQNNLFTQAICSVYPLLLHYHVMWNSMTYNLDKDLRRSQNDHWVEHETLTLEFAKEMITRNDTWSAYRAGKYAACHGVWFASLVTFRTLANKAQSDSCLCWLKSLATLALAESKILLLLFPEESLQLVKQLEINGILAEEVVQLVSRDANFLEYGEKIAGAYSSVCSSEELLSSTIMPDQAFYFQRWFLCLRSKVLEIVADIIRLVGTNPYNQQSVGRNEQIQGSNESKSGFAGLSQHIHSLIYSLFQFSCRFNKLAKEFDLLAASFMGLDSRSFQTISLLALSCSLLAFCTGFVLYFPNLQYYKNSITYGLEMTKNFSHSMLIQDLIERVWHVDDESSTNLKLLLTVIGGPNSCFHFQPRSPLSSPGHRERSILMLCRYAVLGVLQMQEEAKVVNNDEDLCQFTSACLLLISDVLKKWIHVPFWTPRYFFQVRPCIGAELFAFNADTRGPGELSIMQGFHLSLNLCLQLKNAAGFLPDRIVKFYCILSCRASDCVTREGEENKGQTQLGFRGCETSEMVDLNEELLWHVKEGIKNGKKHGRFSNISGGSAHAFTCFELNGRGQGFSTCLLDVSAFPVGSYKIKWHSSCIDNKDSYWSLLPLNSGPIFSVKKPLVSG is encoded by the exons GCAGGTCAAAAGCTTTTGGCGGAGTCTTCAGAGGAGAAATATGTTGTTGTGATGTTAGTTTCACTCTCGCATCTTGCTTCAAAGTCAGTGATCTTGATTTCTAAGCAG AAAGACTTCTTGCTATCAATTATCTCCCAGGGATTTTCCTTCCATGTCCAAGCCATAGCATTACGATGCTTGTGCTTCCTTGCCAGGGGAGGAATCTATCGCCTTACTATTGATGCAAATTTACTCCAGACACTATTTCATCTAGTAGATAAACCTGACTTAAACCCAACATTGCAGTGTGAAGCTCTATGGATATTACGTAAG TTGCAGATTTTCCAGTGCACACTGCCAAATTTTCCTTGCATGAGCATGCCTGAATTTGTTGAGTTGGTGTCTGTTGTTGAAAAAGCAGTTCAGTCTCCAGTGAGGTCAAAGTGGTTTTCGGCCCTCTCTCTTCTAGTAGATATATCATGTAAATTTAAAGGAAAGATGGAAATGGTATCTGATGTTGAAAGTTCTTTACTTCCTTCGAAGATAGTTATTTTAATTATAGATCAGATAATCTTGTTGATAAAGAAGCCTTATTGCTCAGACTCTGAGATGAAGCAAGAATGTCAAAGCTTACTCCACTTTGTTCTCCGTCTGGTTGAAGAATATCCGGACTTGGGGACTTTTGTACTAGATAAAATAAGATTCTTAATACAGTCTTTGATCAGTATGCACAATGAAGGCTGGAATGCAAAAGAACCAGATTCTGTTCCCAACTTTGTGGGGTTTGAACTTGCAAGATGCAGTTCCCTTGCTTCAAAGGTTGGCCCTTGCCTGTACAGGTTTGCAGTGTCTTGTCTTGAAGTACTAGATGAAGCCTCTGTTATGTCTATTGAAGTACTAGGTAATGCGAAGCTTCTGCTTGAGCTTTTACGCCAAAACAACCTATTTACTCAAGCTATATGCTCtgtttatccacttctcttgCATTATCATGTTATGTGGAATTCTATGACCTACAATCTTGACAAGGACCTGAGAAGATCACAGAATGATCACTGGGTTGAGCATGAAACGCTTACTCTTGAATTTGCCAAGGAGATGATCACTAGAAATGATACTTGGTCTGCATACAGAGCTGGAAAGTATGCAGCATGTCATGGAGTGTGGTTTGCATCATTGGTCACATTTAGAACATTAGCAAATAAGGCTCAATCAGATTCCTGCCTATGCTGGTTAAAATCTCTGGCTACATTGGCCCTTGCTGAAAGTAAAATCCTCTTGCTTCTTTTCCCAGAAGAAAGTCTCCAATTAGTAAAACAATTAGAGATAAATGGAATTTTGGCAGAGGAAGTTGTGCAACTTGTTTCTAGGGATGCCAACTTTCTCGAATATGGTGAAAAGATAGCTGGGGCTTATAGCAGTGTTTGCTCTTCGGAGGAATTGCTGTCATCCACTATCATGCCAGATCAAGCATTTTATTTCCAAAGGTGGTTTTTATGTCTCAGATCTAAGGTTCTGGAAATTGTGGCTGATATAATCCGACTCGTTGGGACTAATCCATATAACCAGCAAAGCGTTGGGAGGAATGAACAGATTCAGGGAAGTAATGAGTCTAAGTCTGGTTTCGCGGGACTCTCACAACATATCCACTCTTTGATTTACTCCCTCTTTCAGTTCTCTTGTCGGTTTAACAAGTTGGCAAAAGAGTTTGATCTTCTTGCTGCGTCTTTCATGGGCTTGGACAGTAGAAGCTTCCAAACTATTTCACTACTTGCACTTAGTTGTTCTTTATTGGCCTTCTGTACTGGATTTGTTTTATACTTTCCAAACCTACAGTATTACAAGAATTCTATTACTTATGGTTTGGAGATGACCAAAAATTTTTCACATTCCATGTTGATACAAGATCTAATTGAGCGGGTGTGGCATGTGGACGATGAGAGCAGTACAAATTTGAAGTTGCTTTTGACAGTTATTGGAGGTCCCAATAGTTGCTTCCATTTCCAACCTAGGAGTCCATTGTCTAGTCCTGGCCATAGAGAAAGAAGTATTCTAATGCTTTGTAGGTATGCTGTTTTGGGTGTCCTCCAGATGCAAGAAGAAGCCAAGGTAGTGAACAATGATGAAGATTTGTGCCAATTTACCAGTGCCTGCCTGCTGCTTATTTCTGATGTACTAAAGAAATGGATTCATGTTCCTTTTTGGACTCCCCGGTATTTCTTTCAAGTAAG GCCTTGTATAGGTGCAGAGCTCTTTGCTTTCAATGCAGACACTCGGGGCCCGGGTGAATTGTCCATCATGCAGGGCTTCCATCTTTCATTGAATCTCTGCCTTCAATTGAAAAATGCAGCAGGTTTCCTTCCTGACAGAATCGTCAAATTTTACTGTATACTTAGTTGTAGGGCATCTGATTGTGTAACAAGAGAAGGTGAAGAAAATAAAGGGCAAACTCAGTTGGGTTTTCGAGGTTGTGAAACAAGCGAAATGGTGGATTTGAATGAAGAGCTGCTGTGGCATGTGAAGGAAGGTATTAAGAATGGAAAAAAGCATGGTAGGTTTAGTAATATTTCTGGAGGGTCTGCACATGCTTTCACTTGTTTTGAACTGAATGGTAGAGGGCAAGGGTTCTCAACTTGCTTGCTTGATGTTTCTGCTTTTCCGGTTGGTTCCTACAAAATCAAATGGCATAGCTCTTGCATTGAcaataaagattcctattggagTTTACTCCCTTTGAATAGTGGTCCCATTTTTTCTGTCAAGAAGCCACTTGTTTCTGGTTAA